From Nicotiana tabacum cultivar K326 chromosome 15, ASM71507v2, whole genome shotgun sequence, the proteins below share one genomic window:
- the LOC107828557 gene encoding cytochrome b5, seed isoform-like: protein MGANKNVLKTYREVSLHNSPDDCWVIINAKAYNVTNFLNDHPGGDEVLLAAAGKDASEEFEEAGHGSAARLMLDEFYVGEIDPSTKTTVSTTTISSTYLLPKQPKIDQQGKSSRPNIVILLQFLVPIVILGLGSTLLRFWY from the exons ATGGGAGCTAATAAGAATGTTTTGAAAACATATCGTGAAGTTTCTTTGCATAATTCTCCAGATGATTGTTGGGTAATTATCAATGCTAAG GCATATAATGTGACGAACTTCCTGAATGATCATCCTGGTGGTGATGAAGTCTTGTTGGCAGCAGCAG gcaAGGATGCAAGTGAAGAGTTTGAAGAAGCAGGACATGGCAGTGCAGCCAGATTAATGTTAGATGAGTTCTATGTGGGAGAAATTGATCCTTCTACAAAAACTACTGTTTCTACAACCACCATTTCATCAACATATTTGCTTCCAAAACAACCTAAAATTGATCAGCAAGGCAAGTCATCTAGGCCAAATATTGTAATTCTTCTTCAGTTTTTGGTGCCCATTGTAATTTTGGGGTTGGGCAGTACTCTACTTAGGTTTTGGTATTGA
- the LOC107828558 gene encoding large ribosomal subunit protein uL13w, protein MVSGSGICAKRTVVDARHHMLGRLASILAKELLNGQRVVVVRCEEICLSGGLVRQKMKYLRFLRKRMNTKPSHGPIHFRAPSKILWRTIRGMIPHKTKRGAAALARLKVYEGVPPPYDKIKRMVIPDALKVLRLQAGHKYCLLGKLSSEVGWNHYDTIRDLENKRKERAQVTYERRKQLAKLRVRAEKAAEEKLGPQLAVIAPIKY, encoded by the exons atggTATCAGGTTCAGGAATCTGCGCAAAGAGGACGGTGGTGGATGCACGCCACCATATGCTAGGAAGGTTAGCCTCAATCTTAGCCAAAGAGCTACTCAATGGACAGAGAGTTGTGGTTGTTAGGTGCGAAGAGATATGCCTCTCCGGTGGACTTGTGAGGCAGAAAATGAAGTACCTTAGGTTCCTTCGTAAAAGAATGAACACTAAACCCTCTCATGGTCCCATCCATTTTCGTGCTCCTTCTAAAATCCTTTGGCGTACCATTCGTGG GATGATTCCTCACAAGACCAAGCGTGGGGCAGCTGCACTTGCCCGTTTGAAGGTTTATGAGGGTGTCCCACCCCCATATGACAAGATTAAGAGGATGGTCATTCCTGATGCTCTCAA GGTATTGAGGCTCCAAGCTGGACATAAGTACTGTCTTTTGGGCAAGCTTTCATCAGAGGTTGGATGGAACCATTATGATACTATCAGG GATCTTGAGAACAAGAGAAAGGAGAGAGCTCAGGTAACATATGAGAGGAGAAAGCAGTTGGCAAAACTTAGAGTTAGGGCTGAGAAAGCTGCTGAGGAGAAGCTTGGACCTCAACTTGCTGTTATTGCTCCTATCAAGTATTGA